GCAAATAGGTGCCAGTTAGTTTTCTGGCACCCAAATAAAATTACTAGAGGCAAGCTTGATCTCTTATGATTCTCCATGGAAACGTACATAAGCCCCTGAAGACCACCATCTTTCCcaaatttttattttcataaacaGAAGCTAGAATAAAGTGTTCAGCTCTTGTTCCTTGCTTGGCAGGACAGGTTTTGGCTGTAGCTACAGAAAAGCAGTCATAAGACCTTGCTGCTCTATAACAATTTACAAACAGAAGGTTCTGTCTGGGTTGCCAGGGTATTGGGATGTTTACCACATGAATACTGGTTTAGTTTAAGAGGACTGTAagggaaaacaagcaggaaggaTAAAAAATGGCTTAAGATAACCAACTTTTCCACAAACACTTGAGATACCAGGGATATCAGGGATTTTAAATGGTGTCTCTTGCAAAAATAGTAATGGTGGATCCATTAAGGGTCAGCATCTGTCTGAAGGCTTCTGAAAAAAAGGCTTATTAAAGCTACCATTCAGTGGATGGTAAGCTTTGGTAAAGCTGATGCAGTTTTATCCTCTCCCTTTAACTACTTTACTTCTTTCTACTACAGAAGTAACACTTCtgcttgaaataaaaaaaaaaggttgtcaCTATAGACCACTGGTCAGAACCGAGGTGCATCTTAAGTCAATAAACACCTACCCTTAAATAGCTAGTTCAAGCTACAGCTTAGTCTATTACTTTTATGAAGCAAAATTCATTCAAAATAATTAAAACCCATGAAGACTTAAGTTATTATTATTTCTAACACCACTTCTGATGTACTAATAAACacttgaaaaaaaacacaagtAACCCAACCCACCttaaaataaaagataatacAGTAAATACCAACTTATTGAGCTGTTATTACCTTCCAGTTGACCCATCCTTTgtcattttcattcatattaTTTTTCAACTGACCACCGTGGCTGGTCAAGTAAAACttggaagaaaataaaagaaaaatagtgCATAAAATCCAAATTCCATATGCTGCCATGTTTCCCTAAAAAAGTCTCCCCTTCTGAAGGGTTACGTCAAACCCTTACTGATGTTAGTAAGACCATTTTTTGAACGAGCAGTTGAAGGTACAAGGgcaaaagcttttatttttgttttgtcctTGCATTGCAGATAGAAAACTAAGCACGAGTAAGTTGCTTAGAAAAGTATACAAGCATCTGGCAGTCTTTACAGTAAAAATCACATGCTCCTTCATGTATCTAGTCATGTTTACTGTGCTTATTACCAGGAGGATTATTTCTGTAGTAAATACAAATATGAAAAAGACAGCGTTCTAAGTTAATTGTTCACCTGTTGGGGCAAGGGTTGCCTCTCTTGCATGTTCACAGCACAGGAAGTGCTTACATACACTGTGTGTTGTACATACCTGTACAGGATGCAAAGCTTTGCGGTTTTCTGCATAACATCTCTGAATTTGCTTGtgaagcttcttgacatcctgcAGATAACACAATTATACAGTCCCCCTCAGATAGATCACCACAAAATACTTTACAAGAGTCAGTCAGAggctagagagagaaaaaggaagcttTTAAGTGGCAAAACAGGTTCTTGGTTGGGAGAAAAATTGGAATCTTAGAAAggaaatagaaagaaagaaatagaaaaagaaaaaaagtaaaaagttgCTATGAGCAAATCACACAGAAATATCTGCGGCTTCTTAAGATCACATTCGTTAGTCAGCTTTGCTTCACGTTGTTCTAAATCAACATGCGATTAAATGTAAAACTCAACGTATTCCCAGGAACAGAACATCTCTCTACCATGCATGTTTTAACTGTAACCATTCTTTCACCCACAAAAAGCTGACATACTTCTACATTACATTTTTAGGACAACCTGAcgcatccaaaaaaaaaatttgaaaaatttATTTTCACTTCTCCATCACTCCCCCTTGAAAACTTAGTTTGTATTTAGCGTGACTCTAGAAATCATTATTTTGTTAGCCAATAACACATTCCATTTAGGACTTTAGAGTGTTAAACCAGCAGTTTCAGTTTTGTCCAGGAACTTACTACGTAACTAGTGCCACTGACTATTAACACCGTGCTCTATTTGACCCAACAAGCTGCCAGATGCATTCTGCACTAACTCCAATTTAAGAGACCTTGCTGTATAGCTGCACATAAAGACCGTCACAGCTGGCTAGTCCTGAGGGCCTAAAAATGAGAGCTTTTATAGAAAAACTTAAATCAGAAAGAAAAGGTACTACTTACAAGCAGACAGAGAAAAACTTGCACATTTAGCTCTAGTTGTAGTGAATTAAGTACTGGACCTATGTCTAATACATCTTTAGTTTGTGAGTCTGGCTCACTTAGGAAGACACAGTCCCTTGACCTTCTGATTACTGACCATCCTCCTCCCAATCCACCTTATTCCAGTCATTTCTGGGTTAACCAGAAATCATCTTGATTTTAGCTATCCtcacattcattaaaaaaaaaaaaaaatatgagtttATTTGTTCCACTTCACCAGCTACCTCTGAAATAGTTGAAACAGACATGAGTATCATCATGGCTGACTATATTGCAACCCATGGGCACTTGTGAACTCTGCCAGGGGCAGCAAGAACTCCTTGAGCAGGAGGCCTAACAAAATGAGCCTTTGCAGTACTTGCAGAATGAGCTCCCAGAGAACATGAATGGCCTGGAATTTAATGGTTGACATGATGTACAAATTACATAAAACAGAAGTAGTTTGTGTTCTCAGATGCAGTCAATTTACAAGATCATGTCTCCAcaaatgtagctgcatttctggcaaGTTTGGACAGAAGCATCTTTTGAAGCCTCAACATTTATGCAGCTAACATACATGCTAATGTATGAATTCATGTTGTATAGCAAACATTATTCCTGGgcagaaaaaaattgaaagaacTGTCCCCACTCTCAGATCATGCCAACAGTAGTACCAGAAAATGCCTAAGATTTTTGCTTTCAATAGCAAAATTTAATTTACCTTTAATACCATTAGACTGTCAAAACTGCAGTCTACAATGAGGCGAAGGTTACTAGGAACAATATCCCGACGCATACGCTTTCTGTCACTCCCTTCATTGTTAGATTCCGGTTGAGACTGACGTTCTAGTTTTCTTTTCTGGCGCTTTTCTTTTCGCTTCTGcctaaaaaaaagaagtaaaaaaatagtCAGCTGTTCTATATGCTACAACTCCTGGGAGATAAAAATATACTTGAAAAAGTTAAGGAAGAACATGGAACTGCCCCACTGTCCTGTCTAGTAGGGTAGCCCACCATAATGCTTAGCAAAGGGGACAGCTCAAAAGCAACTTGAAGTAGACCCCTCATCTTTCTTTGTAAAGTCATAGGTATATTTATAGCACTAAGTTGTTTGGGTTAGAGTCTACTAACTCAACAGAAAGAAGCTCTTCCATTTCAAAGGGATCAGGATCAGGTCATATATGCAAAAAGGAGTTAGAGTACCAGAGCTGATAGAAATCACTCGTTTTCaaattgtttctctctctctttaaaatatgCCTGTTTAAACTAAAATCAGAAATGTTAGCAGCTAAACTTATtatagtctttaaaaaaaaaataaacatgctaaatcaatAAGTCTTAAAGGGTGCATGTCTTTCTATATCAGAAAAGAATGAGAAGAAATAACTAATTTTGAGGTCAAGTTTTACACAATAGATCCTGTAATGTATGGAGGGTTTGATGTGATGGGGGTTCTGCTACTGGGTGCAAGAGCCAGGCAAAGACACCACAGGCAGGTGACACCATCACAAATTTCATCAAGATCATCCACAGGGCACATCCAGAAGTCTCTAATTTGATGCAAATTATGAGCAAAAAGCAAATTATCTAGTAAATATGAAAAATATCATTAGTCATTTTCTTATGTTTTGAAAATGCAACATGAATAAGAATCTGAAAATATTAAACTACAgcagtttttaaataaatctatGCCACAGATAACAAAAAGTTGTATAGTCAAAGCGGCTTAAGACATCCACAGTTAAGGCAGCAAGCTCTTTAACTCAAGAAAATGGTGCAAATCACTTGCTATCTTACCCTGACTAAATATTGAAGGTGCTGCCTAAGCCATGTTAAAGTGTGGCAGCTCATCAGTGCAGACACAGTGTGTGCTTACCTTACAGAGCAATAACTGGGTCAGTTACAACATTGACAGGGTCAGCTAATCATTCAGCTGTTAATCACTTTCACGCTTGTTAACAGCAGTCTTGAAAGGGAGAGCTTCTGGTCCGTGTCATGGCTGCTATTAGCATGAAACTAACATCAGCCACAAACGTGACAAGCTGTTGTTATTTTCAGCACTTATTCCAGCCATGTCTGCTACTGCAGCCATATAGCCAACATTGCAGCACAGCGCTCACAGGCCATAAGGTTTTAAACCCCTGTATGAATAACCAAGCAGAGAGCTGTTTGTCAAATAGACCTGCTATAACTGGCTCAGACTGTACCAAATATAGTTTAAAAGGTCTGGTTTGTAACTGCTACAGCATGTAAGTTTACTACACCAACCAACAAAGACACATCTTTCACTAACACTTAAGAAGCTCATTCCAAACAGCTGCTGTCTGGAGAAATTATTCTTTGGTGTACAGCCAACATTTGGAGAAATCAAAAGCAGCCCTATTCTTCAATCCCTTTCTCTACAGAACATTGTAGAAACAGTGTGAAAACTTACCACCAGCACTATGGTCTTATTTTGAAAGACCATGAGCCACCCAGAAGCATTGTTCTGTATTGTCAGAGAGGAAATCTGCCACTGATGTTTGGTTTTCATCGATTAGTCAAGCAGGGCTAACAGCCAGCACATGCACTGCTAGTTCATACAGAAGTAACGATGAACATTACTTCTCCAAGGCAACTATTTTGGCTAATTAGGGAAAAGATTAACAGGTTATGAAAGGCACCCCTCTTGGCTTTCATGGCAAGTTGAGTAACAGCTGCAGCACTACAGGCCTATTGGGAGTGAGGAAGATGCTCATCAAAAGTTCCTTGGTCCTCAGATAGGACAGCTGAGGACTTATCCCATGCTTCGTTTGTTCAAACACTAACTAaaagtctggggttttttttgctgtacACAGCATTTATGCACAAGTTCTGCTTCCCATAACTAGTTATTTTTGGAATTCACCACGTAGAAGAGTCACAGTTTGAACCATACCTACGCATGTCTCTCTGTTCTTCCCACTGTTTCTGTTTCAATAGCTTCTTCCTTTGTCTCTTTGACATAGTTTCAACACACTCTGCCTTGTCTGGTCCTGAGTCCTCTCTTTCAATTTGCTTATCATCTGAGTTCACCTTTTCCCCTGTGTCAGGAACTGTGGGCTCCAGATCCTCTGTTGGCCCTTCCACATTTTCTGTTGGTATTtctgacatttttttctaatggtttttctgaatcttttcttaaGAATCAGGATCAGCAGAGTAGGTGTTTCATGAAGTCTCTCTCAAGGCTGCCACTAAGAAAAAAGAATGCTGAATGTAACAGAAATACTCTGAGAAGCTTACTACAAATTAGTAGCATTTTAAACCTATTATAAATGcaaactgaaacaaaaacttTAGACAGATTTTTACTCAGTGCCTTGGCAAGAAAACAATTAACACAAAATATAGTAGGCATCATTACTGCAGCATTCACTATACTCCTAAAAACTTCACTGATGCCATCTGGAGCTAACCAGTGGCGTATTTTaagctggggggggcagatcaaactGAGTTATGACTCAGCTTATAGTAATTTTGTAGGTATCTAGATCAGTTGAATATTATCCCTATGTCCATGTGGGGGACATAAGAAACTAGGGGAGGATTAAAATTGCAAAAAGGTGGCTCATGTAGTTCAGGAATTTTTTGAACAGAGTTCTCTGCTGTTTAAACATA
This genomic window from Alligator mississippiensis isolate rAllMis1 chromosome 2, rAllMis1, whole genome shotgun sequence contains:
- the TRMT10A gene encoding tRNA methyltransferase 10 homolog A; translated protein: MSEIPTENVEGPTEDLEPTVPDTGEKVNSDDKQIEREDSGPDKAECVETMSKRQRKKLLKQKQWEEQRDMRRQKRKEKRQKRKLERQSQPESNNEGSDRKRMRRDIVPSNLRLIVDCSFDSLMVLKDVKKLHKQIQRCYAENRKALHPVQFYLTSHGGQLKNNMNENDKGWVNWKDIHIRSEHYSELMKKEDLMYLTSDSPNILNELDETKAYVIGGLVDHNHHKGITYRKALEEGINHAQLPLGNFVKMNTRKVLAVNHVFEIILAYLEKRDWKEAFFSVLPQRKGAVPLGEANDDSKCLLLGKEAAEDDDLDSD